A window of the Kosakonia radicincitans DSM 16656 genome harbors these coding sequences:
- the ascF gene encoding PTS cellobiose/arbutin/salicin transporter subunit IIBC, which yields MAKNYAALAHSVVDALGGAENIAAVTHCMTRLRFVVKDETRVDSPTLKSISGVMGVVRNDKQCQVIIGNTVSQAFREVVSLLPQDMQPVEEPSTQKLTLKRIGAGILDALIGTMSPLIPAIIGGSMVKLLAMVLEMTGALPKGSSTLTILTVIGDGAFFFLPLMVAASAAVKFKTNMSLAIAIAGVLVHPSFIELMAKAAQGEHVEFALVPVTAVKYTYTVIPALVMTWCLSYIERWVDRITPAVTKNFLKPMLIVLIAAPLAIVLIGPLGIWIGSAISALVYTIHGYLGWLSVAIMGALWPLLVMTGMHRVFTPTIIQTIAETGKEGMVMPSEIGANLSLGGSSLAVAWKTKNPELRQTAMAAAASAILAGISEPALYGVAVRLKRPLIASLISGFICGAVAGIAGLASHSMAAPGLFTSVQFFDPANPMSIVWVFGVMALAVVLSFVLTLLLGFEDIPVETASKPQAAQPVNVKEARA from the coding sequence ATGGCAAAGAATTATGCGGCGCTGGCCCACTCGGTGGTCGATGCGCTGGGCGGCGCGGAAAATATCGCGGCCGTCACGCACTGCATGACGCGCCTGCGCTTTGTGGTGAAAGATGAAACGCGCGTGGACAGTCCGACGCTGAAAAGCATCAGCGGCGTGATGGGCGTGGTGCGTAACGACAAACAGTGCCAGGTGATTATCGGCAATACCGTCTCCCAGGCCTTCCGCGAAGTGGTCAGCCTGCTGCCGCAAGATATGCAGCCAGTTGAAGAACCTTCCACGCAAAAACTGACGCTGAAGCGCATTGGCGCGGGCATTCTCGATGCGCTGATCGGTACCATGTCGCCGCTTATTCCGGCGATCATCGGCGGCTCGATGGTGAAACTGCTGGCCATGGTGCTGGAGATGACCGGCGCACTGCCGAAAGGCTCCTCGACGCTGACCATTTTGACGGTGATCGGCGATGGCGCCTTCTTCTTCCTGCCGCTGATGGTTGCCGCATCTGCGGCGGTGAAATTCAAAACCAATATGTCGCTGGCGATTGCCATTGCGGGCGTGCTGGTGCATCCGAGCTTTATTGAATTGATGGCGAAAGCCGCGCAGGGTGAGCACGTTGAGTTCGCGCTGGTGCCGGTAACGGCGGTGAAATACACCTACACGGTGATTCCGGCGCTGGTGATGACCTGGTGTCTGTCGTATATCGAGCGCTGGGTCGATCGCATCACTCCGGCGGTAACGAAAAACTTCCTTAAACCGATGCTGATTGTGCTGATTGCCGCGCCGCTGGCGATTGTGCTGATTGGCCCGCTGGGCATCTGGATCGGTAGTGCCATCTCCGCGCTGGTGTATACCATTCACGGTTACCTCGGCTGGCTCTCCGTCGCCATCATGGGCGCGCTGTGGCCGCTGCTGGTGATGACCGGGATGCACCGCGTCTTTACGCCGACCATTATTCAGACCATTGCCGAAACCGGCAAAGAGGGCATGGTCATGCCGTCTGAAATTGGCGCGAACCTGTCGCTTGGCGGCTCTTCGCTCGCCGTGGCGTGGAAAACGAAAAACCCGGAACTGCGCCAGACAGCAATGGCGGCAGCGGCTTCCGCCATTCTGGCGGGGATTTCCGAACCGGCGCTCTACGGTGTGGCCGTTCGTCTGAAACGTCCGCTGATCGCCAGCCTGATTAGCGGCTTTATCTGCGGCGCGGTTGCCGGTATTGCCGGGCTGGCCAGCCACTCGATGGCCGCGCCGGGCTTATTTACCAGCGTGCAGTTCTTCGACCCGGCCAACCCAATGTCCATCGTCTGGGTGTTTGGTGTGATGGCGCTGGCCGTGGTGCTGTCGTTTGTGCTGACGTTACTGTTGGGCTTTGAAGATATTCCGGTGGAAACCGCGAGCAAACCGCAGGCAGCACAGCCGGTCAATGTTAAAGAAGCACGCGCCTGA
- the hydN gene encoding electron transport protein HydN, which translates to MNRFIMADAAKCIGCRTCEVACVVSHQENQDCAALTPESFLPRIHVVKGVNVSTATLCRQCEDAPCANVCPNGAISRDEGFVHVMQERCIGCKTCVVACPYGAMEVVVRPVIRHSGAGLNVRAEKAEANKCDLCHHSESGPACMQACPTKALVCVDRNLLEQMSAEKRRRAALDSAVSLVF; encoded by the coding sequence ATGAACCGATTTATCATGGCGGACGCTGCAAAATGCATTGGCTGCCGCACCTGCGAGGTCGCCTGTGTGGTGTCTCATCAGGAAAACCAGGACTGCGCGGCGCTCACGCCTGAGAGCTTTTTACCGCGTATCCATGTTGTCAAAGGCGTCAACGTCTCGACAGCGACACTCTGTCGTCAGTGCGAAGACGCGCCGTGTGCCAACGTCTGCCCGAACGGTGCCATTAGCCGTGACGAAGGGTTTGTGCATGTGATGCAGGAACGCTGCATTGGCTGCAAAACCTGCGTCGTGGCCTGCCCGTACGGTGCGATGGAAGTGGTTGTGCGTCCGGTTATTCGCCATAGCGGCGCAGGGCTGAATGTTCGCGCAGAAAAAGCCGAAGCCAACAAATGCGATTTGTGCCACCACAGTGAAAGCGGTCCCGCCTGTATGCAGGCATGTCCGACGAAAGCGCTGGTCTGTGTCGATCGTAATTTACTGGAACAGATGAGCGCGGAGAAACGTCGTCGCGCCGCGCTGGACAGCGCTGTTTCTCTGGTGTTCTAA
- the norV gene encoding anaerobic nitric oxide reductase flavorubredoxin, whose protein sequence is MAIHVKNNIHWVGQRDWEVRDFHGTEYKTLKGSSYNSYLIREGKNVLIDTVDHKFSREFVQNLSAEIDLQSIDYIVINHAEEDHAGALTELMSHIPHTPIYCTANAIDSITGHHHHPEWNFNVVKTGDTLDIGNGKQLIFVETPMLHWPDSMMTYLTGDAVLFSNDAFGQHYCDERLFNDEVDQAELFEQCQRYYANILTPFSRLVTPKITEILGFNLPVDMIATSHGVVWRDNPTQIVELYLKWAADYQEDRITLFYDTMSNNTRMMADAIAQGINEVDPRVAVKIFNVARSDKNDILTNVFRSKGVLVGTSTMNNVMMPKIAGLVEEITGLRFRNKRASAFGSHGWSGGAVDRLSTRLQDAGFEMSVSLKAKWRPDIDALEVCRQHGRDIARQWALSPLPEAVKPASSAAQEACACAAAAAAELGPRMQCSVCQWIYDPAKGEPMQDVAPGTPWSEVPDNFLCPECSLGKEVFDELATEAK, encoded by the coding sequence ATGGCTATTCATGTAAAAAACAACATTCACTGGGTTGGGCAACGTGACTGGGAAGTGCGTGATTTTCACGGTACTGAATACAAAACGCTGAAAGGCAGCAGCTACAACAGCTATTTGATCCGCGAAGGCAAAAACGTGCTGATCGATACCGTCGATCACAAATTCAGCCGCGAGTTTGTGCAGAACCTGAGCGCAGAGATCGATCTGCAAAGCATCGACTACATCGTGATTAACCATGCCGAAGAAGATCACGCCGGTGCGCTGACCGAGTTGATGTCGCACATCCCGCATACGCCGATCTACTGCACGGCGAATGCGATCGACTCGATCACCGGCCATCACCATCACCCGGAGTGGAACTTTAACGTCGTGAAAACCGGCGACACGCTGGATATCGGCAACGGCAAGCAGCTGATTTTCGTTGAAACGCCGATGCTGCACTGGCCGGACAGCATGATGACCTACCTGACCGGCGACGCCGTACTGTTCAGCAATGACGCTTTCGGCCAGCACTACTGCGACGAACGCCTGTTTAACGATGAAGTGGATCAGGCGGAGCTGTTCGAACAGTGCCAGCGCTACTACGCGAATATCCTGACGCCATTCAGCCGCCTGGTGACGCCGAAAATCACCGAGATCCTCGGCTTTAACCTGCCGGTAGATATGATTGCCACCTCGCACGGCGTGGTGTGGCGCGATAACCCAACGCAAATTGTCGAACTGTACCTGAAATGGGCGGCCGATTATCAGGAAGATCGCATCACCCTTTTCTACGACACCATGTCCAACAACACCCGCATGATGGCCGACGCCATTGCGCAGGGCATTAACGAAGTTGACCCACGCGTGGCGGTGAAAATCTTTAACGTCGCCCGCAGCGATAAAAACGACATTCTCACCAATGTGTTCCGCTCGAAAGGCGTGCTGGTTGGCACCTCGACCATGAATAACGTGATGATGCCGAAAATTGCCGGGCTGGTCGAAGAGATCACCGGCCTGCGTTTTCGCAACAAACGCGCCAGCGCGTTTGGCTCTCACGGCTGGAGCGGCGGCGCGGTAGATCGTCTCTCCACCCGCTTACAGGATGCCGGGTTTGAAATGTCCGTCAGCCTGAAAGCCAAATGGCGGCCGGACATCGATGCGCTGGAAGTGTGCCGCCAGCACGGGCGCGATATCGCCCGCCAGTGGGCGCTCTCTCCTTTGCCGGAAGCGGTAAAACCGGCCTCCTCAGCAGCTCAGGAAGCCTGTGCCTGTGCCGCAGCAGCCGCTGCGGAACTCGGTCCGCGCATGCAGTGCAGCGTCTGCCAGTGGATCTACGATCCAGCAAAAGGCGAGCCAATGCAGGATGTTGCGCCAGGAACGCCGTGGAGCGAGGTACCGGATAACTTCCTCTGCCCGGAATGTTCTTTAGGCAAAGAGGTGTTTGACGAACTGGCAACGGAGGCAAAATGA
- the norW gene encoding NADH:flavorubredoxin reductase NorW: MSAGIVIIGSGFAARSLVKNIRKLDSAVPLTLIAADSIDEYNKPDLSHVISEAQSADDLLRQPAGEFAEQFNLRLFPHTVITAIDAEAQVVKSVDKQWQYDKLVLATGAKAFVPPLPGREHMLTLNSLQEYRACENRLRDAASVLIVGAGLIGCELAMDFRRTGKTVTLLDNAASILPSLMPPEVSSRLQHSLTSLGVRLLLSSRLQHLMASANGICAQLDDERCVEADVVIAATGLSPEVSLVQAAGVETRRGIVVNAALQTSNPQIYALGDCAEINGRVLPFLQPAQLSAITLAKNLLGNNAQLALPAMLVKVKTPLMPLHLAGETARRDLNWQITTHPQGMVAKGFDADEKLRAFVVSEERMKEAFALLKALAL, translated from the coding sequence ATGAGCGCAGGCATTGTGATTATCGGATCGGGCTTCGCCGCCCGGTCGCTGGTGAAAAACATCCGTAAACTCGACAGCGCCGTACCGCTGACGCTGATTGCCGCCGACAGCATCGATGAGTACAACAAACCGGATCTCAGCCATGTCATCAGCGAAGCGCAAAGTGCCGATGATTTGCTGCGCCAACCGGCGGGAGAATTTGCCGAGCAATTTAACCTGCGACTGTTCCCGCACACGGTTATCACCGCCATTGATGCTGAAGCGCAGGTGGTGAAAAGCGTCGATAAACAGTGGCAGTACGACAAACTGGTACTGGCGACGGGGGCAAAAGCCTTCGTTCCGCCGCTGCCGGGGCGCGAGCACATGCTGACGCTCAACAGCCTGCAAGAGTATCGCGCCTGTGAAAACAGGCTGCGCGATGCCGCCAGCGTGCTGATTGTCGGTGCCGGGTTGATTGGCTGCGAGCTGGCAATGGATTTTCGCCGTACCGGGAAAACCGTCACGCTGCTGGATAACGCCGCCAGTATTCTGCCTTCGCTGATGCCGCCGGAAGTCAGTAGCCGCCTGCAACATAGCCTGACGTCGCTGGGTGTGCGCCTGCTGCTCTCCTCCCGTTTGCAACACCTGATGGCGAGCGCGAATGGCATTTGTGCGCAGCTTGATGACGAACGCTGCGTAGAGGCGGATGTGGTGATTGCCGCCACGGGCCTGTCGCCGGAAGTGTCGCTGGTACAAGCCGCCGGGGTGGAAACCCGCCGTGGCATCGTGGTTAATGCGGCGCTGCAAACCAGCAACCCACAGATCTATGCACTCGGCGACTGCGCCGAGATCAACGGCAGGGTGCTGCCTTTCCTGCAACCCGCCCAGCTCAGCGCCATTACGCTTGCGAAAAACCTGCTCGGCAACAACGCGCAACTGGCGCTGCCTGCCATGCTGGTGAAGGTAAAAACGCCGCTGATGCCGCTGCATCTGGCCGGAGAAACCGCCCGCCGCGATCTGAACTGGCAGATTACAACCCACCCCCAGGGCATGGTGGCGAAAGGGTTCGATGCCGATGAGAAACTGCGCGCCTTTGTGGTCAGCGAAGAACGCATGAAAGAGGCTTTCGCCCTGCTTAAAGCGCTGGCGCTATAG
- a CDS encoding LacI family DNA-binding transcriptional regulator, with translation MATMLEVAKRAGVSKATVSRVLTGKGYVSEETKDRVFQAIAESGYRPNLLARSLASSKTQTLGLVVTNTLYHGVYFSELLFHAARMTEDKGRQLLLADGKHSAEEERQAIQYLLDLRCDAIIIYPRFLSVDEMDKIIDSHSQPIMVLNRRLRKNSSHCVYSDQKASSFSAVSQLISHGHRDIAFITGSLDSPTGIERLSGYKDALAQQGIALRNELIVEGKWTPVSGAQGVQTLLSRNVEFSALVASNDDMAIGAIKQLHDSKITVPQQVSVIGFDDIAMAPFTVPALSSVKIPVTEMIKETINRLIFMLDGGDFTYQQTFPGELMLRDSLISGPHA, from the coding sequence ATGGCGACAATGCTGGAGGTGGCGAAGCGGGCAGGCGTGTCGAAAGCGACGGTTTCCCGCGTTCTGACGGGCAAAGGATATGTCAGCGAAGAGACGAAAGACCGCGTATTTCAGGCCATTGCCGAAAGTGGCTATCGCCCGAATTTACTGGCCCGTAGCTTGGCGAGCAGTAAAACCCAGACGCTGGGGCTGGTGGTAACTAACACCCTCTACCACGGCGTTTATTTTAGTGAATTGCTGTTCCATGCTGCGCGAATGACCGAAGACAAAGGCCGTCAGTTACTGCTGGCCGACGGAAAACACAGCGCGGAAGAGGAGCGTCAGGCGATTCAATATCTGCTCGATTTACGCTGTGATGCGATCATTATTTATCCGCGTTTTTTGAGCGTCGATGAAATGGATAAAATTATCGACAGTCATTCGCAGCCAATAATGGTGCTTAACCGTCGTTTACGTAAAAACAGCAGCCACTGTGTTTATTCCGATCAAAAAGCCTCAAGCTTTAGCGCGGTGTCACAATTAATTTCTCATGGTCATCGTGATATTGCGTTTATTACCGGTTCACTCGATTCTCCGACCGGTATTGAACGTTTATCCGGGTATAAAGATGCGCTGGCGCAGCAGGGTATTGCGCTGCGTAATGAGTTGATTGTTGAAGGGAAATGGACGCCAGTTAGCGGCGCGCAGGGCGTACAGACACTCTTATCCCGGAACGTTGAATTTAGCGCACTGGTGGCAAGTAATGACGACATGGCGATTGGCGCAATTAAACAGTTACACGACAGCAAAATAACGGTGCCGCAGCAAGTTTCGGTGATTGGCTTCGATGATATTGCGATGGCGCCATTTACCGTTCCGGCACTTTCCAGCGTGAAAATACCGGTCACCGAAATGATCAAAGAGACGATCAACCGCTTAATCTTTATGCTCGATGGCGGCGACTTTACTTATCAGCAAACCTTTCCTGGCGAATTAATGTTACGTGACTCACTGATTTCCGGCCCGCACGCCTGA
- the fdhF gene encoding formate dehydrogenase subunit alpha has product MKKITSVCPYCGAGCKLKLVVDDGKIIRAEAADGHTNQNELCLKGYYGWDFLNDTKLLTPRLTQPMIRYEKGGKLTPVSWDEAIRYTAKRLSEIKAKYGPRAIMTTGSSRGTGNETNYVMQKFARGVLNTNNVDCCARVCHGPSVAGLQETLGNGAMSNSIGDIENSSCLLVFGYNCADSHPIVARRVIKAKQKGAKIIVCDPRRIETARIADQHLQLKNGCNMALVNAFGYVLLEEELYDKDYVASFTTGLDDYRETVKDYAPEAVEHLTGVPAKQVRQVMRTYAAAPSATIMWGMGVTQFGQAVDVVKGLSSLALLTGNLGRENVGVGPVRGQNNVQGACDMGVIPNQFPGYQDVVNPEVRAKFAKAWGIDPAVMDDKVGVRITEVPHLALEGKVKAYYIMGEDPLQTEADLGLVRKGFEALDFVVVQDIFMTKTAEQADVLLPATSWGEHGGVFTCADRGFQRFEKAIEPKYNVKRDWEIISLIATEMGYPMHYDNNQQIWDELRELCPLFYGVTYEKMGDMGHVQWPCPTLDHPGTPYLYQNNKFDTPDGKGHLFAAPWRAPAERPDAEFPLVLCTVREVGHYSCRSMTGNCAALQTLADEPGFVQISPADAEALGVKDRQLVWVESRRGKVITRADVNERINNGSVYMTYQWWIGACNELTQDNLDPISKTPETKYCAVRVSAINDQRWAEEYTQSTYQQMKNRLLNAAMQ; this is encoded by the coding sequence ATGAAAAAAATCACAAGTGTATGCCCATACTGCGGCGCGGGCTGCAAACTGAAACTGGTTGTCGACGACGGAAAAATCATCCGCGCAGAAGCGGCCGACGGCCACACCAACCAGAATGAACTCTGCCTGAAAGGCTACTACGGCTGGGATTTCCTCAACGACACCAAACTGCTGACGCCGCGTCTTACGCAGCCGATGATCCGTTACGAAAAAGGCGGCAAATTGACCCCCGTCAGTTGGGATGAAGCGATCCGTTATACCGCAAAGCGCCTCAGTGAAATCAAAGCCAAATATGGCCCGCGCGCCATTATGACTACCGGTTCATCTCGCGGTACGGGCAATGAAACCAACTATGTGATGCAGAAATTCGCCCGTGGCGTGCTTAACACCAATAACGTCGACTGTTGCGCCCGCGTCTGCCACGGTCCATCGGTGGCGGGTTTGCAGGAAACCCTTGGCAACGGTGCGATGAGTAACTCTATCGGCGATATCGAAAACTCCAGTTGCCTGCTGGTATTTGGTTATAACTGCGCCGATTCGCACCCGATCGTCGCGCGGCGGGTGATCAAAGCCAAACAGAAAGGGGCCAAAATTATTGTTTGCGATCCGCGCCGCATTGAGACCGCGCGTATTGCCGATCAGCATCTGCAACTCAAAAACGGTTGCAATATGGCGCTGGTCAACGCTTTCGGCTATGTGCTGCTGGAAGAAGAGCTGTACGACAAAGATTATGTCGCCAGCTTTACCACCGGGCTGGATGACTATCGTGAAACGGTTAAAGACTATGCGCCGGAGGCGGTAGAGCATCTGACTGGCGTGCCGGCAAAACAGGTTCGCCAGGTAATGCGCACCTACGCGGCAGCGCCATCCGCCACCATTATGTGGGGCATGGGCGTGACGCAGTTCGGCCAGGCGGTGGATGTGGTGAAAGGGCTCTCCAGCCTGGCGCTGCTGACCGGGAATCTTGGGCGCGAAAATGTCGGCGTCGGCCCGGTGCGCGGCCAGAACAACGTGCAGGGCGCGTGCGATATGGGCGTGATCCCCAACCAGTTCCCGGGTTATCAGGATGTGGTGAACCCGGAGGTGCGGGCAAAATTTGCCAAAGCCTGGGGCATCGATCCGGCAGTGATGGATGACAAAGTCGGCGTCCGCATTACCGAAGTGCCGCATCTGGCGCTGGAAGGCAAGGTGAAAGCCTATTACATCATGGGTGAAGATCCGTTGCAGACCGAAGCGGATCTGGGGCTGGTGCGTAAAGGTTTCGAAGCGCTCGATTTTGTGGTGGTGCAGGATATCTTTATGACCAAAACCGCCGAACAAGCTGATGTGCTGCTGCCCGCCACTTCCTGGGGCGAACACGGCGGCGTCTTCACCTGCGCCGATCGTGGCTTCCAGCGTTTCGAAAAAGCCATCGAACCGAAGTATAACGTCAAACGTGACTGGGAGATCATCAGCCTGATCGCCACCGAGATGGGCTACCCGATGCACTATGACAATAACCAGCAGATCTGGGACGAACTGCGCGAGTTGTGCCCGCTGTTCTACGGCGTCACCTACGAGAAAATGGGCGACATGGGACATGTTCAGTGGCCGTGCCCGACCCTCGATCACCCTGGTACACCGTACCTGTATCAGAACAATAAGTTCGATACCCCGGACGGCAAAGGCCATCTTTTTGCCGCGCCGTGGCGTGCGCCCGCAGAGCGCCCGGATGCTGAATTCCCGCTGGTGCTTTGTACCGTGCGTGAAGTAGGCCACTACTCTTGCCGTTCTATGACAGGCAACTGTGCCGCGTTGCAAACCCTTGCCGACGAACCGGGCTTTGTGCAGATCAGCCCGGCCGACGCCGAAGCGCTGGGTGTGAAAGACCGGCAACTGGTGTGGGTGGAATCACGCCGTGGCAAAGTGATCACCCGCGCGGATGTCAACGAACGCATCAACAACGGTAGCGTTTATATGACGTACCAGTGGTGGATTGGCGCCTGTAACGAACTGACGCAGGATAATCTGGATCCGATTTCCAAAACGCCGGAAACCAAATACTGCGCCGTTCGGGTGAGTGCGATCAACGATCAGCGCTGGGCCGAGGAGTACACTCAGAGCACTTATCAACAGATGAAGAATCGCTTGCTCAACGCGGCGATGCAGTGA
- the hypF gene encoding carbamoyltransferase HypF produces MTTSNGVCLRVYGKVQGVGFRPFVWQLAQQHRCKGDVCNDAQGVEVRLLGDAGDFVTLLQQHCPPLARIDRVVSSPFHWPSPPQDFTIRQSAGGTMNTQIVPDAATCPACLAEMNDPRERRYRYPFINCTHCGPRFTIINAMPYDRPYTVMAAFPLCADCEAEYRSPFDRRFHAQPVACPQCGPQLEWRSDVWQTTGEAALQAAISLLKSGGVVAVKGVGGFHLACDAHNQAAVQHLRACKRRPAKPLAVMLPDAAGLPADALRLLATPAAPIVLVAKSTVDGLCDAVAPGLDEVGVMLPSNPLQHLLAQGLQRPLVMTSGNLSGKPPALTNEQALVDLAGIAGGFLLHNRDIVQRMDDSVLRANGEMLRRSRGYVPDALSLPEGFNAIPPLLCLGADMKNTFCLLRGEAAVPGQHFGDLTDEGVETQWRNALRLMQTIYDFTPQQLVIDAHPAYRTSQWAHCSGLPLQTVLHHHAHAAACLGEHNWPLDGGDVIALTLDGIGMGEGGALWGGECLRVNYRECEHLGGLPAVALPGGDLAARQPWRNLLAQMLAFVPEWQHYPETAVLRQQNWPLLARAIERGINAPLSSSCGRLFDAVACALGCAPLQLSYEGEAACQLEALAASTSAVEHPVTLPLRGNQLDLATFWRQWLGWQASPAQRAWAFHDALAQGLASLAREQAERRGIQTLVFSGGVLHNRLLKVRLQAWLPDFILLFPHQLPAGDGGIAFGQGLVAAARTIAPAL; encoded by the coding sequence ATGACAACCAGCAACGGTGTTTGCTTACGCGTATACGGTAAAGTTCAGGGGGTGGGTTTTCGCCCCTTTGTCTGGCAACTGGCGCAGCAGCACCGTTGCAAAGGCGATGTCTGTAATGATGCACAGGGTGTCGAAGTTCGCCTGCTCGGCGATGCCGGTGATTTCGTCACCCTGTTGCAGCAACACTGCCCGCCATTGGCGCGCATCGATCGCGTCGTCAGTTCACCGTTCCACTGGCCATCGCCACCACAAGATTTCACCATCCGCCAGAGCGCGGGTGGCACGATGAATACGCAAATTGTTCCCGATGCGGCGACGTGTCCCGCCTGCCTCGCGGAGATGAACGATCCCCGCGAACGCCGCTACCGTTATCCGTTTATCAACTGCACCCATTGCGGGCCGCGCTTTACCATTATCAACGCCATGCCTTACGATCGGCCTTATACGGTGATGGCGGCGTTCCCGCTCTGCGCGGACTGCGAAGCGGAGTATCGCAGCCCCTTCGATCGTCGTTTTCACGCTCAGCCCGTCGCCTGCCCGCAGTGCGGCCCGCAGCTTGAGTGGCGCAGCGATGTCTGGCAAACCACTGGCGAAGCGGCATTGCAGGCCGCGATTTCACTCCTGAAAAGCGGAGGCGTGGTGGCTGTCAAAGGCGTGGGCGGTTTTCATCTCGCTTGCGATGCGCATAACCAGGCGGCGGTGCAGCATCTGCGCGCCTGTAAACGCCGCCCGGCAAAACCGCTGGCGGTGATGCTGCCGGATGCCGCAGGGTTACCTGCCGATGCGCTGCGTTTACTCGCCACGCCAGCCGCGCCGATTGTGCTGGTAGCGAAATCCACCGTTGACGGTTTATGCGACGCCGTGGCGCCGGGCCTGGATGAAGTGGGCGTTATGTTACCGTCCAATCCGTTGCAGCATCTGCTGGCGCAGGGTTTGCAGCGCCCGCTGGTGATGACCTCCGGCAACCTCAGCGGCAAACCGCCCGCCCTCACGAATGAACAGGCGCTGGTCGATCTGGCGGGAATTGCCGGTGGTTTTTTACTGCACAATCGCGACATTGTGCAACGCATGGATGATTCCGTGCTGCGGGCAAACGGCGAGATGCTGCGCCGCTCGCGCGGCTACGTGCCGGATGCGCTGAGCCTGCCGGAAGGGTTCAACGCCATACCGCCGCTGCTGTGTCTTGGCGCGGATATGAAAAACACCTTTTGCCTGCTGCGCGGTGAAGCGGCGGTGCCGGGTCAGCACTTTGGCGATCTCACCGATGAAGGTGTGGAAACGCAGTGGCGCAACGCGCTGCGCCTGATGCAGACGATTTACGACTTCACTCCGCAGCAACTGGTCATCGATGCGCATCCCGCTTATCGCACCAGCCAGTGGGCTCATTGCAGTGGATTGCCACTGCAAACGGTGCTGCATCACCATGCGCATGCCGCAGCGTGTCTCGGCGAGCACAACTGGCCGCTTGACGGCGGTGATGTGATTGCGCTGACCCTGGACGGGATTGGCATGGGGGAGGGCGGCGCACTGTGGGGCGGCGAATGTTTGCGCGTCAATTATCGCGAATGCGAGCACCTTGGCGGCTTACCGGCGGTGGCGTTACCGGGCGGCGATCTGGCCGCGCGGCAGCCGTGGCGCAACCTGCTGGCGCAGATGCTGGCGTTTGTGCCTGAGTGGCAACATTACCCGGAAACCGCGGTTCTCCGGCAGCAAAACTGGCCGTTGCTGGCACGCGCCATTGAGCGCGGCATCAACGCGCCGCTGTCCTCTTCCTGCGGACGTTTATTTGATGCGGTAGCTTGTGCGCTGGGCTGCGCGCCGCTGCAACTGAGTTATGAAGGCGAAGCCGCCTGCCAGCTTGAAGCGCTGGCGGCGTCCACTTCTGCGGTGGAGCACCCCGTCACGCTGCCGCTACGCGGAAACCAGCTTGATCTCGCCACCTTCTGGCGGCAGTGGCTGGGCTGGCAGGCATCACCCGCACAGCGTGCATGGGCGTTTCACGACGCGCTGGCGCAGGGGCTGGCAAGCCTTGCCCGCGAACAGGCAGAGCGACGCGGTATTCAGACACTGGTATTCAGCGGCGGCGTACTGCATAACCGCCTGCTGAAGGTACGCCTGCAAGCCTGGCTTCCTGACTTTATCCTGCTGTTCCCGCACCAGCTCCCGGCCGGTGATGGCGGAATTGCCTTCGGCCAGGGGCTGGTTGCTGCTGCGCGGACTATAGCGCCAGCGCTTTAA